In Malus sylvestris chromosome 16, drMalSylv7.2, whole genome shotgun sequence, the following are encoded in one genomic region:
- the LOC126608209 gene encoding tetraspanin-8-like, with protein sequence MRISNNLVGLLNFITFLLSIPIVVAGVWLTKQGSTECEKFLDKPVIILGVFLMLVSLAGLIGACCRVSWLLWVYLLVMFLLIVVLFAVTIFAFAVTNKGAGKVLSGKGYKEYRLGDYSQWLQKRVNSTKNWNKIKSCLIDSKVCSTFKDKYANDTLQTFYSENLSALQAGCCKPSDDCGFTYESPISWTSNVTTVSSDPDCSAWQNDEKVLCFNCQSCKAGLLDNIKSNWKKTAIVNIVFLIFLIVVYSVGCCAFRNSRRDNEYWK encoded by the exons ATGAGGATAAGCAACAACCTGGTGGGTCTCCTCAACTTCATAACGTTCCTGCTATCGATTCCGATCGTGGTGGCCGGAGTATGGCTGACCAAGCAAGGCAGTACCGAGTGCGAGAAGTTCCTAGACAAGCCCGTCATCATCCTCGGCGTATTCCTCATGCTGGTGTCGCTGGCCGGCCTAATTGGCGCCTGCTGCCGCGTCTCGTGGCTGCTGTGGGTCTACCTCCTCGTCATGTTCCTCCTCATCGTGGTCCTCTTCGCCGTCACCATCTTCGCCTTCGCCGTCACCAACAAAGGCGCCGGAAAAGTACTTTCCGGGAAAGGGTACAAGGAGTACAGGCTCGGGGACTACTCGCAGTGGCTGCAGAAGAGGGTTAACAGCACCAAGAACTGGAACAAGATCAAGAGCTGTCTCATTGACAGCAAGGTCTGCTCTACTTTCAAGGACAAGTATGCTAATGATACACTCCAGACCTTCTATTCTGAGAACCTGTCAGCGCTTCAG GCCGGTTGCTGTAAGCCATCAGATGATTGTGGATTTACTTACGAAAGCCCCATCTCCTGGACCAGCAACGTTACTACCGTTTCCTCCGACCCTGACTGCAGTGCGTGGCAGAATGATGAGAAGGTTCTGTGCTTCAACTGTCAGTCGTGCAAGGCTGGACTGCTGGACAACATaaaaagtaattggaagaaGACGGCGATTGTCAACATTGTCTTCCTCATCTTCCTGATTGTGGTGTATTCAGTTGGATGCTGCGCGTTTAGGAACAGCAGGAGGGACAATGAATAttggaaataa